From the genome of Nicotiana sylvestris chromosome 2, ASM39365v2, whole genome shotgun sequence, one region includes:
- the LOC138885290 gene encoding uncharacterized protein, which yields MASIGRLFGRKSCRRRIQTIKYLFSQRRGIIHRRRYTKAYDSWRMFFDRAANFKGVGIGAVLISKTSQHYPVYAKLRFPCTNNMAEYEACILGLKLAIDMNVHELLVIGDSDLLVHQVLGEWVKKNTKILPYLYCVQELIKRFTKIEFKHVPRIQNEFADALATLSSMIQHHDKNFIDPIPIGIHKQPAYCAHVEEESDGNPWFHDIKEYLAKGEYSEHATHN from the coding sequence ATGGCAAGCATTGGCAGATTATTTGGCAGAAAATCTTGTAGACGGAGAATACAAACCATTAAATACTTATTTTCCcaacgaagaggtatcattcataggagaagatataccaAAGCATATGatagttggagaatgttcttcgacagagctgcaaacttcaaaggagtaggTATTGGAGCTGTCTTAATATCAAAAACTAGCCAACACTATCCGGTGTATGCAAAACTCAGGTTTccatgtaccaacaatatggcagaatacgaggcttgcatcttgggactcaagttggccattgacatgaatgttcacGAGTTGTTGGTGATTGGAGATTCCGATCTGTTGGTGCATCAGGTTTTAGGAGAATGGGTTAAAAAAAAtaccaagatattgccatatctgtaTTGTGTACAAGAGCTGatcaagaggttcacaaagatagagttcaaacatgttccaagGATTCAGAACGAGTTtgcagatgcattggccactttatcttccatgatacaacaccacgacaagaatttcatcgatcccatcccAATAGGAATTCATAagcagccagcttattgtgctcatgttgaagaagaaagtgatggaaatccatggttccacgacatcaaggaatacttggcaaaggGAGAATATTCGGAGCACGCAACTCATAATTAG
- the LOC138885291 gene encoding uncharacterized protein, with amino-acid sequence MLKKDAATSWIEECQKSFDKIKEYLSKPYVLVPPEPGRPLLLYLSVLNGTFGCVLGQHDETGRKEQAIYYLSKKFTPYEARYSLLERTCYALTWIAQNLRHCFCVYTTYLILRMDLLKYILQKPMSAGKLATYIAE; translated from the coding sequence atgctgaagaaagatgctgcaacaAGCTGGATCGAAGAATGCCAGAAatcctttgacaaaatcaaggagtatttaTCTAAACCATATGttctggtcccaccagaaccagggagacctttgctactttatttGTCTGTACTAAATGGCACTTTTGGTTGcgttctaggacaacatgatgagactggAAGAAAAGAGCAGGCAATATATTatctgagtaagaaattcacaccttacgaagcccGGTACTCTTTATTGGAGCGCACCTGCTATGCTTTGACATGGATAGCTCAAAATTTGAGGCATTGTTTCTGTGtatataccacatatctcatattaAGGATGGACCTGCTGAAATACATCTTACAGAAACCCATGTCTGCGGGAAAATTAGCAACATATATTGCTGAGTAA